A genomic window from Leptospira andrefontaineae includes:
- a CDS encoding LIMLP_15305 family protein, producing MTSNSPISQYVSRFKAEKGKILSFLSAFPFYGEVLKNHQYYEADRISRNELSKKLDSLKEPIRRIEENFVRERRMDLIGSTEVLLSILERLKNEIIGASYGLNGLGTGFKATESELEALAEWDYSLIHHAEELSTKVKSPDFPPEVSVDTVRNWVSSFRSELDEFDSALKSRKDVFLKR from the coding sequence ATGACTTCGAATAGCCCGATCTCTCAATATGTTTCCAGATTCAAAGCGGAGAAAGGAAAGATCTTATCCTTTCTTTCAGCGTTTCCTTTTTATGGAGAAGTCTTAAAGAACCATCAATATTATGAAGCGGATAGAATCTCTCGAAACGAATTATCCAAAAAATTGGATTCTCTCAAAGAACCGATTCGTAGGATTGAAGAAAATTTCGTCCGAGAAAGAAGAATGGACCTAATCGGTTCCACCGAGGTCTTACTTTCCATCTTAGAAAGACTCAAAAATGAAATTATTGGAGCAAGTTACGGCCTAAACGGATTGGGAACTGGATTTAAAGCGACCGAATCTGAGTTGGAAGCTTTGGCAGAGTGGGACTATTCTTTGATCCATCATGCTGAGGAATTATCCACAAAAGTAAAATCTCCTGACTTTCCTCCAGAAGTTTCAGTAGACACAGTAAGGAACTGGGTTAGTAGTTTTAGATCCGAATTGGATGAATTCGATTCCGCCTTAAAAAGCAGAAAGGATGTCTTCTTAAAACGATAG
- a CDS encoding SPFH domain-containing protein, with product MALIDVIKYEGKPGEIVWKFPRNDISTFGQLVVNESQEAIFFKEGKALDIFGPGTHTLKTGNVPILENLVNLPFGGQTPFTAEVVYVNKALIQLKWGTPSPIQVEDPKYTITLGVRANGSYNIKIVDSKAFAVGVVGARGAYSQDEVDNFLRPMIVTRLSDFLAEVVLKSGEPITRLNQHLEEASSAGKTKIQPDFSKYGIEVLDFFVQSINFDQNDPNFQKIQKVLADKFEIDALGGMYQQKRMLDIGEAAAKNESGNAGQGMSAGMGLGMGMNMGNMMAGMVGQNNAGGNSNQNDATARLTKLKSMLDQGLISQEEFDAKKKDILNSI from the coding sequence ATGGCATTAATAGACGTAATAAAATACGAAGGAAAACCGGGAGAAATTGTATGGAAGTTTCCCCGTAACGATATCAGTACCTTCGGACAGTTGGTAGTGAACGAAAGCCAAGAAGCTATCTTCTTCAAAGAAGGTAAGGCTCTGGATATTTTCGGACCTGGAACTCATACTTTAAAAACAGGTAACGTTCCTATCTTAGAAAACTTAGTAAACCTTCCTTTCGGAGGACAAACTCCTTTTACCGCGGAAGTTGTTTATGTAAACAAGGCTCTTATCCAATTAAAGTGGGGAACTCCTTCACCCATCCAAGTAGAAGATCCTAAATACACGATCACATTGGGAGTGAGAGCAAACGGTTCTTATAATATCAAGATCGTGGACTCCAAAGCATTCGCAGTGGGAGTAGTCGGTGCAAGAGGAGCTTATTCACAAGACGAGGTGGATAATTTTTTAAGACCGATGATCGTGACTAGGCTAAGCGATTTTCTGGCAGAAGTTGTTTTAAAATCAGGTGAACCAATCACTCGATTGAACCAACATCTGGAAGAAGCTTCTTCCGCAGGAAAAACAAAGATCCAACCGGACTTCTCCAAATACGGGATAGAAGTTTTAGATTTTTTTGTTCAATCCATAAACTTCGATCAAAACGATCCGAACTTCCAAAAGATCCAGAAGGTTCTCGCAGACAAATTCGAGATCGATGCTCTGGGCGGAATGTACCAACAAAAAAGAATGTTGGATATAGGAGAAGCCGCTGCAAAGAACGAGAGTGGGAACGCAGGTCAAGGTATGTCCGCTGGTATGGGACTCGGAATGGGAATGAATATGGGCAATATGATGGCCGGAATGGTAGGTCAGAACAATGCCGGTGGGAATTCCAACCAGAACGATGCAACAGCAAGACTCACAAAACTAAAGAGTATGTTGGACCAGGGCCTGATTTCTCAGGAAGAATTTGATGCCAAAAAAAAGGACATTCTAAATTCTATCTAA